The following proteins come from a genomic window of Chiroxiphia lanceolata isolate bChiLan1 chromosome 28, bChiLan1.pri, whole genome shotgun sequence:
- the C28H2orf68 gene encoding UPF0561 protein C2orf68 homolog, with the protein MEAAAPAPGWRCRPGGRLDMSHGFVRHIRRNQLARDAYDRAVRQARGRARTRLTPNPPRPRRPDQQVYRPRGCGGPGGDASAGPPPGDPRGAPPDPSRGPRLFCLEYEGDDGTVTAVIVHQGDSAEEVTRRVCARSPLEPPLRRALCQRVQDELSKRRGTG; encoded by the exons ATGgaggcggcggccccggccccgggctgGCGCTGCCGGCCGGGCGGGCGGCTCGACATGAGCCACGGCTTCGTGCGGCACATCCGCCGCAACCAGCTCGCCAG GGACGCGTACGACCGCGCCGTGCGGCaggcgcggggccgggcgcgcACCCGGCTCACCCCGAacccgccccggccccgccggcccgaCCAGCAGGTGTACCGGCCCCGGGGCTGCG GGGGTCCCGGGGGCGATGCCAGCGCGGGCCCCCCCCCCGGCGACCCCCGCGGGGCCCCCCCCGACCCCTCCCGGGGGCCGCGGCTCTTCTGCCTCGAGTACGAGGGGGACGACGGGACCGTCACGGCCGTGATCGTGCACCAG GGGGACAGTGCGGAGGAGGTGACGCGCCGGGTGTGCGCCCGCAGCCCCCTGGAGCCCCCCCTGCGCAGGGCCCTGTGCCAGCGCGTGCAGGACGAGCTCAGCAAGCGCCGGGGCACGGGCTGA
- the USP39 gene encoding U4/U6.U5 tri-snRNP-associated protein 2 — protein sequence AARGRREPEAERPRGRRDAERDRGRREAAEALPVDLTRVKREPGTGGGSGAGSGTAAPAAPVRVKREREPDGDSDPEPEPAVRYGRFDPEDQRSRHCPYLDTINKSVLDFDFEKLCSISLSHINVYACLVCGKYFQGRGLKSHAYIHSVQLSHHVFLNLHTLKFYCLPDNYEIIDSSLEDITYVLKPTFTAQHIAHLDKQAKLSRAYDGTTYLPGIVGLNNIKANDYANAVLQALSNVPPLRNYFLEEENYRRIQRPPGDIMFLLVQRFGELMRKLWNPRNFKAHVSPHEMLQAVVLCSKKNFQITKQGDGVEFLSWFLNALHAALGGTKRKKKTIVTDVFQGSMRIFTKKLPHPDLPAEEKAQLLQNSEYQERMVESTFLYLTLDLPTAPLYKDEKEQLIIPQVPLFSILAKFNGSTEKEYKTYKENFLKRFQLTRLPPYLIFCIKRFTKNNFFVEKNPTIVNFPITNVDLREYLSEEVQAAHAHTTYDLIANIVHDGKPSEGSYRIHVLHHGTGKWYELQDLQVTDILPQMITLSEAYIQIWKRREEDETNQQGA from the exons gctgcccggggccgccgcgAGCCCGAGGCGgagcggccgcggggccggcgggacGCCGAGCGCGACCGCGGGCGGAGGGAGGCGGCGGAGGCGCTGCCGGTGGATCTCACTCGCGTCAAGCGGGAACCGGGCACCGGGGGCGGCTCCGGAGCGGGATCCGGGaccgccgcccccgccgcgcccgtGCGGGTGAAGCGAGAGCGCGAGCCCGACGGAGACTCCGACCCCGAGCCTGAGCCCGCCG TGCGCTACGGCCGCTTCGACCCCGAGGACCAGCGGAGCCGCCACTGCCCCTACCTGGACACCATCAACAA GAGTGTCCTGGACTTCGACTTTGAGAAGCTCTGCTCCATCTCCCTGTCCCACATCAACGTCTACGCCTGCCTGGTCTGCGGGAAGTACTTCCAGG gccGCGGGCTGAAGTCCCACGCCTACATCCACAGCGTGCAGCTGAGCCACCACGTGTTCCTCAACCTGCACACACTCAAGTTCTACTGCCTGCCTGACAACTACGAGATCATCGACTCCTCCCTCGAGGACATCACG TACGTGCTCAAGCCCACCTTCACAGCCCAGCACATCGCCCACCTGGACAAACAGGCCAAGCTGTCCCGGGCCTACGATGGCACCACGTACCTGCCGGGCATCGTGGGGCTCAACAACATCAAGGCCAACGACTACGCCAATGCCGTGCTGCAG GCTCTGTCCAACGTGCCCCCCCTGCGGAATTACTTCCTGGAGGAGGAGAACTACCGGCGCATCCAGCGCCCGCCCGGGGACATCATGTTCCTGCTGGTGCAGCGCTTCGGGGAGCTCATGAGGAAGCTCTGGAACCCCAGGAACTTCAAGGCTCACGTGTCGCCCCACGAGATGCTCCAGGCCGTGGTGCTCTGCAGCAAGAAGAACTTCCAGATCACCAAGCAGG GGGACGGGGTGGAATTCCTGTCCTGGTTCTTGAACGCTCTGCACGCGGCGCTGGGTGGCaccaagaggaagaagaaga ccatCGTCACCGACGTGTTCCAGGGCTCCATGCGCATCTTCACCAAGAAACTGCCACACCCCGACctg CCCGCGGAGGAGaaggcacagctgctgcagaacagcgAGTACCAGGAGCGCATGGTGGAGTCCACCTTCCTGTACCTGACCCTGGACCTGCCCACGGCCCCGCTCTACAAGGACGAGAAGGAGCAGCTCATCATCCCTCAGGTGCCCCTGTTCAGCATCCTGGCCAAGTTCAACGGCAGCACCGAGAAGGAGTACAAGACCTACAAGGAGAACTTCCTGAAGCGCTTCCAGCTGACCCGCCTGCCCCCCTACCTCATCTTCTGCATCAAACGCTTCACCAAGAACAACTTCTTCGTGGAGAAGAACCCCACCATTGTCAACTTCCCCATCAC GAACGTGGACCTGCGGGAGTACCTGTCGGAGGAGGTGCAGGCGGCGCACGCTCACACCACCTACGACCTCATCGCCAACATCGTGCACGATGGGAAGCCCTCGGAGGGCTCCTACCGCATCCACGTCCTGCACCAC ggcacagggaagtGGTACgagctgcaggacctgcaggtGACCGACATCCTGCCACAGATGATTACCCTGTCCGAGGCCTACATCCAG ATCTGGAAACGACGCGAGGAGGATGAGACAAACCAACAAGGGGCCTGA
- the SFTPB gene encoding pulmonary surfactant-associated protein B isoform X1, with translation MALPLPLLLALLGATPGLGAPGGGCGVPPSAWCQSWDTALRCGALEHCPLLTQRPPDVDTCALCQQLFAFLHRVSNQSAVQVAVEQGLGALCLPLPILAAPCQSVVHSLVPRVLRELQHLVPRQICANLKLCPAEPGSATAVPALGALGTHPQEPPPGPAALPVPLPLCWLCRTFVAQAEAAIPVPRVAAAATGLCRALPLVAVGACQCLAQRYATLLLEGLLGRLGPRLLCRLLLACQGTADDTGVPPVLLEAIVVRLAECVGPEDLKGVAPPALSPPLGPCALGPVYWCSGPEPARRCQALQHCQEHVWL, from the exons ATGGCCCTGCCGCTGCCGCTGCTCCTCGCCCTGCTCGGGGCCACCCCAG GTCTGGGGGCGccgggggggggctgtggggtgcccCCCTCTGCCTGGTGCCAGAGCTGGGACACTGCCCTGCGCTGCGGGGCCCTGGAGCACTGCCCCCTCCTCACCCAGAGACCCCCGGATGTG GACACCTGCgccctctgccagcagctcttcGCCTTCCTCCACCGCGTGTCCAACCAGTCGGCCGTGCAG GTGGCagtggagcaggggctgggggctctgtGCCTCCCGCTGCCCATCCTGGCGGCCCCGTGCCAGTCCGTGGTTCACTCGCTCGTCCCGCGTGTCCTCCGGGAGCTCCAGCACCTC GTGCCCCGGCAGATCTGTGCCAACCTGAAGCTGTGCCCGgcagagcctggcagtgccacagccGTGCCCGCCCTCGGGGCACTCGGCACCCACCCGCAG GAGCCCCCCCCGGGCCCGGCGGCGCTGCCGGTGCCCCTCCcgctgtgctggctgtgccgCACCTTCGTGGCACAGGCCGAGGCCGCCATCCCCGTGCCCAGGGTGGCCGCGGCGGCCACGGGGCTGTGCCGGGCGCTGCCGCTGGTGGCCGTGGGCGCGTGCCAGTGCCTGGCCCAGCGCTACGCCACCCTCCTGCTCGAGGGGCTGCTGGGCCGCCTGGGCCCGCGCCTGCTGTGCCGCCTGCTTCTCGCCTGCCAGGGCACCGCAGATGACACGGGCGTGCCGCCGGTGCTGCTGGAGGCCATCGTGGTGCGGCTGGCGGAGTGCGTGGGCCCCGAG GACCTCAAGGGTGTCGCCCCCCCCGCACTGTCACCCCCCCTGGgcccctgtgccctgggccCCGTGTACTGGTGCTCCGGCCCCGAGCCTGCCCGGCGCTGCCAG gccctgcagcactgccaggagcaTGTCTGGCTGtag
- the SFTPB gene encoding pulmonary surfactant-associated protein B isoform X2: protein MALPLPLLLALLGATPGLGAPGGGCGVPPSAWCQSWDTALRCGALEHCPLLTQRPPDVDTCALCQQLFAFLHRVSNQSAVQVPAGQGDTAGTGTEVPRQICANLKLCPAEPGSATAVPALGALGTHPQEPPPGPAALPVPLPLCWLCRTFVAQAEAAIPVPRVAAAATGLCRALPLVAVGACQCLAQRYATLLLEGLLGRLGPRLLCRLLLACQGTADDTGVPPVLLEAIVVRLAECVGPEDLKGVAPPALSPPLGPCALGPVYWCSGPEPARRCQALQHCQEHVWL, encoded by the exons ATGGCCCTGCCGCTGCCGCTGCTCCTCGCCCTGCTCGGGGCCACCCCAG GTCTGGGGGCGccgggggggggctgtggggtgcccCCCTCTGCCTGGTGCCAGAGCTGGGACACTGCCCTGCGCTGCGGGGCCCTGGAGCACTGCCCCCTCCTCACCCAGAGACCCCCGGATGTG GACACCTGCgccctctgccagcagctcttcGCCTTCCTCCACCGCGTGTCCAACCAGTCGGCCGTGCAGGTGCCCGCGGGACAGGGGGACACggcggggacagggacagag GTGCCCCGGCAGATCTGTGCCAACCTGAAGCTGTGCCCGgcagagcctggcagtgccacagccGTGCCCGCCCTCGGGGCACTCGGCACCCACCCGCAG GAGCCCCCCCCGGGCCCGGCGGCGCTGCCGGTGCCCCTCCcgctgtgctggctgtgccgCACCTTCGTGGCACAGGCCGAGGCCGCCATCCCCGTGCCCAGGGTGGCCGCGGCGGCCACGGGGCTGTGCCGGGCGCTGCCGCTGGTGGCCGTGGGCGCGTGCCAGTGCCTGGCCCAGCGCTACGCCACCCTCCTGCTCGAGGGGCTGCTGGGCCGCCTGGGCCCGCGCCTGCTGTGCCGCCTGCTTCTCGCCTGCCAGGGCACCGCAGATGACACGGGCGTGCCGCCGGTGCTGCTGGAGGCCATCGTGGTGCGGCTGGCGGAGTGCGTGGGCCCCGAG GACCTCAAGGGTGTCGCCCCCCCCGCACTGTCACCCCCCCTGGgcccctgtgccctgggccCCGTGTACTGGTGCTCCGGCCCCGAGCCTGCCCGGCGCTGCCAG gccctgcagcactgccaggagcaTGTCTGGCTGtag
- the MXD1 gene encoding max dimerization protein 1 isoform X3, with the protein MAAPPRLGIQMLLEAAEFLERREREAEHGYASLRPGGKDGEASRRRAKARRSSSGGRSTHNEMEKNRRAQLRLCLERLKGLVPLGAAAGRHTTLSLLTRARLHIQKLEDLERRALHQIEQLQREQRHLQRQLEKLGMERVRIDSIGSSLSSERSDSDREMDVDVESTDDLPADLDWSSSSPSDSDERGSLQSLGSDEGYSSSGGTRAKPASGRKLPLGM; encoded by the exons ATGGCCGCCCCCCCCCGCCTCGGCATCCAGATGCTGCTGGAGGCCGCCGAGTTCCTGGAGCGGCGGGAGCGAG AGGCCGAGCACGGTTACGCCTCGCTGAGGCCCGGCGGCAAGGACGGGGAGGCCTCGCGGCGCCGCGCCAAGGCCCGCAGGAGCAGCAGCGGCGGCAG gtCGACACACAATGAGATGGAAAAGAACAG GCGTGCCCAGCTCCGGCTGTGCCTGGAGAGGCTCAAGGGGCTGGTGCCCCTGGGGGCGGCGGCCGGGCGGCACACGACCCTCAGCCTCCTCACCAGGGCCAGGCTCCACATCCAG AAGCTGGAGGACCTGGAGCGCCGAGCCCTGCACCAGATCGAGCAGCTGCAGCGGGAGCAGCGGCACCTCCAGCggcagctggaaaagctgggaaTGGAGCGGGTCAGGATAGACAGCATCGGCTCCAGCCTGTCCTCCGAGCGCTCCGACTCGGACCGAG AGATGGATGTGGATGTGGAGAGCACGGACGACCTCCCGGCCGACCTGgactggagcagcagcagccccagcgaCTCGGACGAGCGCGGGAGCCTCCAGAGCCTGGGCAGCGATGAGGGGTATTCCAGCTCCGGCGGGACCAGGGCGAAGCCGGCGAGCGGCCGGAAGCTTCCCCTCGGGATGTAG
- the MXD1 gene encoding max dimerization protein 1 isoform X2 yields MAAPPRLGIQMLLEAAEFLERREREAEHGYASLRPGGKDGEASRRRAKARRSSSGGRSTHNEMEKNRRAQLRLCLERLKGLVPLGAAAGRHTTLSLLTRARLHIQKLEDLERRALHQIEQLQREQRHLQRQLEKLGMERVRIDSIGSSLSSERSDSDREEMDVDVESTDDLPADLDWSSSSPSDSDERGSLQSLGSDEGYSSSGGTRAKPASGRKLPLGM; encoded by the exons ATGGCCGCCCCCCCCCGCCTCGGCATCCAGATGCTGCTGGAGGCCGCCGAGTTCCTGGAGCGGCGGGAGCGAG AGGCCGAGCACGGTTACGCCTCGCTGAGGCCCGGCGGCAAGGACGGGGAGGCCTCGCGGCGCCGCGCCAAGGCCCGCAGGAGCAGCAGCGGCGGCAG gtCGACACACAATGAGATGGAAAAGAACAG GCGTGCCCAGCTCCGGCTGTGCCTGGAGAGGCTCAAGGGGCTGGTGCCCCTGGGGGCGGCGGCCGGGCGGCACACGACCCTCAGCCTCCTCACCAGGGCCAGGCTCCACATCCAG AAGCTGGAGGACCTGGAGCGCCGAGCCCTGCACCAGATCGAGCAGCTGCAGCGGGAGCAGCGGCACCTCCAGCggcagctggaaaagctgggaaTGGAGCGGGTCAGGATAGACAGCATCGGCTCCAGCCTGTCCTCCGAGCGCTCCGACTCGGACCGAG AAGAGATGGATGTGGATGTGGAGAGCACGGACGACCTCCCGGCCGACCTGgactggagcagcagcagccccagcgaCTCGGACGAGCGCGGGAGCCTCCAGAGCCTGGGCAGCGATGAGGGGTATTCCAGCTCCGGCGGGACCAGGGCGAAGCCGGCGAGCGGCCGGAAGCTTCCCCTCGGGATGTAG
- the MXD1 gene encoding max dimerization protein 1 isoform X1: MAAPPRLGIQMLLEAAEFLERREREAEHGYASLRPGGKDGEASRRRAKARRSSSGGRSTHNEMEKNRRAQLRLCLERLKGLVPLGAAAGRHTTLSLLTRARLHIQKLEDLERRALHQIEQLQREQRHLQRQLEKLGMERVRIDSIGSSLSSERSDSDRGETPLRGTAGGRSGPAGTPTVPIPPAEEMDVDVESTDDLPADLDWSSSSPSDSDERGSLQSLGSDEGYSSSGGTRAKPASGRKLPLGM; this comes from the exons ATGGCCGCCCCCCCCCGCCTCGGCATCCAGATGCTGCTGGAGGCCGCCGAGTTCCTGGAGCGGCGGGAGCGAG AGGCCGAGCACGGTTACGCCTCGCTGAGGCCCGGCGGCAAGGACGGGGAGGCCTCGCGGCGCCGCGCCAAGGCCCGCAGGAGCAGCAGCGGCGGCAG gtCGACACACAATGAGATGGAAAAGAACAG GCGTGCCCAGCTCCGGCTGTGCCTGGAGAGGCTCAAGGGGCTGGTGCCCCTGGGGGCGGCGGCCGGGCGGCACACGACCCTCAGCCTCCTCACCAGGGCCAGGCTCCACATCCAG AAGCTGGAGGACCTGGAGCGCCGAGCCCTGCACCAGATCGAGCAGCTGCAGCGGGAGCAGCGGCACCTCCAGCggcagctggaaaagctgggaaTGGAGCGGGTCAGGATAGACAGCATCGGCTCCAGCCTGTCCTCCGAGCGCTCCGACTCGGACCGAGGTGAGACCCCACTCCGGGGGACGGCCGGCGGGAGGTCCGGCCCTGCTGGGACTCCAACCGTTCCCATTCCTCCGGCAGAAGAGATGGATGTGGATGTGGAGAGCACGGACGACCTCCCGGCCGACCTGgactggagcagcagcagccccagcgaCTCGGACGAGCGCGGGAGCCTCCAGAGCCTGGGCAGCGATGAGGGGTATTCCAGCTCCGGCGGGACCAGGGCGAAGCCGGCGAGCGGCCGGAAGCTTCCCCTCGGGATGTAG
- the SNRNP27 gene encoding U4/U6.U5 small nuclear ribonucleoprotein 27 kDa protein, with product MGRSRSRSPPRRERRRSRSTSRDRDRRRRERSRSRDRDRRRSRSRSPHRRRSRSPRRHRSSSSSPVRPKERRDEEKKELKDSKKERQITEEDLQGKTEEEIEMMKMMGFASFDTTKGKKVDGAANAYAINVSQKRKYRQYMNRKGGFNRPLDFIA from the exons ATGGGCCGCAGCCGCTCCCGGTCACCGCCGCGGCGGG agcGCCGGCGCTCGCGCTCCACGTCCCGGGACAGGGACAGGCGACGGCGGGAGCGATCCCGGTCCCGGGACAGAGACAGGAGGAGGAGCCGGTCCCGCTCCCCGCACCGGAGACGATCCAG GTCCCCACGCCGGCACCGCTCCAGCTCCTCGTCACCAGTGCGGCCCAAGGAACGCCGGGATGAGGAGAAGAAGGAGCTCAAGGACTCCAAGAAGGAGAGACAGATCACAG AGGAGGATCTGCAGGGCAAGACGGAGGAGGAGATCgagatgatgaagatgatgggCTTTGCCTCCTTTGACACCACCAAG GGGAAGAAGGTGGACGGTGCTGCCAATGCCTACGCCATCAATGTGTCCCAGAAGAGGAAGTACAG GCAGTACATGAACAGAAAAGGAGGATTCAACAGGCCCCTGGATTTCATCGCCTGA
- the ADD2 gene encoding beta-adducin, producing MSTAASPEPLPEPPGPRCAPQDGTEFLRARGGGGDLRQDFNLMEQKKRVTMILQSPSFREELESLIQEQMKKGNNSSHVWALRQIADFMATTSPAALPTSPMALASVTPINDLHGTEGPALAKGERLMRCKVGSIHRLLDLYGWAQLGHAAVTLRVSKEQEHFLVAPQGLACSEVTAASLVKVNVLGAVVEPGSTGFAPDARSFSLHAAIYAARPDIRCIVRLHTPAAAAVSAMRCGLLPISRAALLLGDVAYFDFRGEVEDEADRVELQKCLGPTCKILVLRNHGVLALGDTAEEAFYSIFHLQAACEVQVSALASAGGAENLIVLEGAKQRVPHGPGALRRAGTTFGPLHKSRLGEHEFEALMRMLDNLGYRTGYTYRYPFVQEKSKPKSDVLIPATVTAFVFEEEPAGTPALRQHAQKQQKEKTRWLNTPNTYTRVSLAEEPQGSAGGQRTKTTWLRADEVEKGSSGTPIRIENPNQFVPLYTDPQEVLEMRNKIREQNRQDVKSAGPQSQLLASVIAESSRSPSTESHLGDAEAKEGSREEAPPEPEPPNPFSQLTDQELEEYRQEVERKKRLQGEKDAVAEESGAPLPKAPPGSAPEPPMPAEPTEGDKKVDGGQAPADSTAKKEPPAVVNGKDEEQSTEENLGKGGTERTAPNADQDVPKEKETVTSTPVSPDGSPSKSPSKKKKKFRTPSFLKKGKKKEKIES from the exons TCTTTccgggaggagctggagagccTCATCCAGGAGCAGATGAAGAAGGGGAACAACTCGTCGCACGTGTGGGCGCTGCGGCAGATCGCCGACTTCATGGCCACCACATCCCCCGCGGCCCTGCCCACCTCCCCCATGG CGCTGGCGTCGGTGACCCCCATTAACGACCTGCACGGGACGGAGGGGCCGGCGCTGGCCAAGGGCGAGCGGCTGATGCGCTGCAAGGTGGGCAGCATCCACCGGCTGCTGGACCTGTAcggctgggcacagctggggcacGCCGCCGTCACG CTGAGGGTCAGCAAGGAGCAGGAGCACTTCTTGGTGGCCCCGCAGGGGTTGGCGTGCAGCGAGGTGACTGCGGCCAGCCTG GTGAAGGTGAACGTGCTGGGGGCCGTGGTGGAGCCCGGCAGCACCGGCTTCGCGCCCGACGCCCGCAGCTTCAGCCTCCATGCCGCGATCTACGCGGCGCGCCCCGACATCCGCTGCATCGTGCGGCTGCACACCCCGGCCGCGGCCGCT GTGTCGGCCATGCGCTGCGGGCTCCTGCCCATCTCCCGGGCCGCGCTGCTCCTGGGGGACGTCGCCTACTTTGACTTTCGCGGGGAGGTGGAGGACGAGGCCGACCGGGTGGAGCTCCAAAAGTGCCTCGGGCCCACCTGCAAG ATCCTGGTGCTGCGGAACCACGGAGTGCTGGCGCTGGGGGACACGGCCGAGGAGGCCTTTTACAGCATCTTCCACCTGCAGGCGGCCTGCGAGGTCCAG GTGTCGGCGCTGGCGAGCGCGGGCGGCGCCGAGAACCTGATCGTGCTGGAGGGGGCGAAGCAGCGGGTGCCCCATGGCCCCGGCGCCCTGCGCCGCGCCGGCACCACCTTCGGGCCCCTGCACAAGAGCCGCCTGGGCGAGCATGAGTTCGAGGCCCTCATGAGGATGTTGGACAACCTG ggGTACCGCACGGGCTACACGTACCGCTACCCCTTCGTGCAGGAGAAGAGCAAGCCCAAGAGCGACGTGCTCATCCCGGCCACCGTGACAGCCTTCGTGTTCGAGGAGGAGCCCGCCGGGACCCCCGCGCTGCGCCAGCACgcccagaagcagcagaaggagaagACGAGGTGGCTCAACACCCCCAACACCTACACCAGGGTCAGCCTGGCCGAGGAGCCGCAGGGCAGCGCCGGCGGCCAGAGGACAAAGACCACG tggctgcGAGCGGACGAGGTGGAGAAGGGCAGCAGTGGGACCCCCATTCGCATCGAGAACCCCAACCAGTTTGTGCCCCTCTACACGGACCCGCAGGAGGTGCTGGAGATGCGCAACAAG ATCCGGGAGCAAAACCGCCAGGATGTGAAGTCGGCCGGGCCCCAGTCGCAGCTGCTGGCCAGTGTCATCGCCGAGAGCAGCCGCAGCCCC TCCACCGAGAGCCACCTGGGGGACGCGGAGGCCAAGGAGGGCTCCCGGGAAGAGGCTCCCCCCGAGCCGGAGCCCCCCAACCCCTTCAGCCAGCTCACGGACCAGGAACTGGAGGAGTACAGGCAGGAGGTGGAGAGGAAGAAGCGGCTGCAGG GCGAGAAGGACGCGGTGGCCGAGGAGAGCGGGGCCCCCCTGCCCAAAGCCCCCCCCGGCtcggccccggagccccccatGCCTGCGGAGCCCACGGAGG gTGACAAGAAGGTGGATGGCGGCCAAGCCCCGGCCGATTCCACCGCCAAGAAGGAGCCACCGGCGGTGGTGAATGGGAAGGACGAGGAGCAAAGCACCGAGGAAAacctgggaaaaggggggacGGAGCGGACAGCCCCCAACGCCGACCAGGATGTCCCCAAGGAGAAGGAGACGGTGACCAGCACCCCCGTCTCCCCCGACGGTTCACCCTCCAAATCACCCtccaagaagaagaagaaattccGGACCCCATCTTTcctgaaaaaaggcaaaaagaaggaaaagatcgAATCTTGA